In the Elizabethkingia bruuniana genome, AGTTCCGATAGTGAAGAGGCTTAGTGCTATTTTTGATAAAAGTTTCATGATGTGTTTAATATAATTGGTTTGATTTATTTTTCTTCTTCTCTTTAATACTTTTTGTCCAGTCGATGTAACCCTGAATGGAAATTATAGTAAAGACAATGTATTGTACTGCTGTTATACCAAGTTCTTTGTAAATCATCATAGGAATGCAAATCAAATCTCCTATAATCCAGAACCACCAGCTCTCTACTTTCTTCTCCGCCATTAGCCACATTCCTGCTAAAAATATAGAAGTTGTCAGAATATCCATATAATTAGCCCAGTCTAAATGACTTAAATCCAAAATGATGCCAATCATTGAAAAACCATTGTTAATGTATGGTTTATAGTAGTACACAAGTGTTACAAGTGCTATACTAAGGACAAAAAGAACCGCACAGATTTTCCATTCTCTTTTTGTAGCATGGGAAACTTCAACATGAATATGATCCTCCGAACTCTTAGCCCACTTAATCCATCCATAAATACTCATGCTGGTATAATAAAAATTGATGAGCATATCTCCCCATAGTCCGAAATGGTAGAGTATATACACATATATTGTTGTACTGATAATACCAGTAGGATAGACCCAGATGTTTTTCTTTGCCGAAAAATAAACACTTAGCAGGCCAAATATTGCAGCAATAAACTCCAGTAATATTTGTTGCCACGAATAGCTGAGATAGGGTGCTATAAGATAATTAAGAATGTCCATAATGCCCAAAGGTAGAGCTTTCCGGACTATATTTAATAGGAGTATCCGAAAAATAAAAATTTACATTTTAGTCTTATGTAGAAGGGGAAAGGCAAAAACAATGAGTTTTTGTTGCTAAAAAAATGTTAACATATTGTAAAAAATTTCTACTTTCGTAAATCTAAAAGAAAAACTGAAAAAATATATGGCGAGTATTTGGGCAAAGAAGCCGCTTAGTGCCTACGAGGCAGACATGAAGAAAAGTGGATTGAAAAAAGTCCTTGGAAAATGGAGCTTAACAGCAATAGGAGTTGGCGCTATTATTGGCGGCGGAATCTTTGTTCTTACAGGAACCGGAGCGTATTATCACGCGGGACCTGCACTGGCAATATCCTTTATTATCGCAGGGATAGCCTGCGTATTTGCTGCATTATGTTATGCAGAATTTGCAGCTATTATTCCGGTTGAAGGATCTGCATATGCGTATGCTTACGGAACTGTAGGTGAAATTTTTGCATGGGCAATGGGTTGGTGTCTCATTCTGGAGTATGCCATGGCCAGTATGGCGGTGGCAGTAAGCTGGTCCGGTTATTTTACTAAATTTTTGAAAATTTTTGGTGTACATCTGCCGGCATATCTTACCACGGATCCAGCCAGTTACACAGGGGAAGGCTTTTCTATGAATTTACCTGCATTTGTCTTGGTATTATTACTTACAGCATTATTAGTAAAAGGAACTAAAGAAGCTGCAGGAGCAAATAACCTGATTGTATTGTTAAAAACAGCAGCTGTAATTTTCGTAATTATTTCAGGTGCATATATTATCTTTTCTAATACCGATCTATACACAGCTGTAGATGGTGTTAAAAACTGGAAACCTTTTATTCCGGCAGAGACTATGATTAAGAATCCGGAAGACAAGATGGTATCCGCCTATGGCATTAAAGGTATTATTTCAGGAGCCGCAGCAATATTCTTTGCTTATATCGGTTTCGATGCCGTTTCTACTCAGGCTGGTGAAGCGATTAATCCTAAAAAAGATGTTCCTTTTGCAATTATCACATCATTACTAATCTGTACAGGTTTATACATCTGTGTATCTTTAGTATTAACTGGTATGATGCATTATTCAGACTTTAATCCTGCCGGGAAATTCCCGGATGCGATTAAGGCACCTGTAGCTTATGCATTCGAAATTGCCGGGAAACACTGGGCTAGTAACATTGTAACTATTGCGGCTACTGTAGGATTGATTTCTGTAGTAATGGTAATGATGATGGGGCAGTCTCGTATTTTTATCGGTATGTCGAAAGATGGGTTGATTCCTAAATTCTTTGGAGAACTTCACCCAAAAACCAGAACACCATACAAAGGAATTATTATATTAGGATTGGTAGTTGCCTTAGTTGCTGCACTTACACCAATTTCTACCTTAGCGGATATGACAAGTTTCGGAACCTTATTCGCATTTACATTGGTTTGTATCGCAGTATGGGTAATGAGAAAAAGAGAACCAAACCTTAACAGACCTTTCAGAGTTCCTGCTTACAAACTTGTTGTAGCATTAGGAGTTTTTATTAATATTTACCTAATCTTTAACCTTAGTGCACATGCGCTGGAACTTTCAGCAGGCTGGTTGTTACTAGGAATATTTGTCTATATATTCTACGGCAGAAGAAACAGTAAACTAAATAATCCGGATAAAATAACGGAAGACTAATTAACGTAACCCGCTCCGGCGGGTTTTTTATTGAATTATTATGAGAAAAATATTGTCTTTGGGACTATTATCAGTCTCTTTTATGGGGTTTTCCCAGCAGGTTGAATTCAAGACTTTACTTAAAGATAAGATTAGTATACGAGCTTTGGAGATATCGCACGGAAAAGTATGGTATTCCGGTACAGAATCTAAGTTTGGTTTTGTAAACGTAAACGATACACTGGACAAAAAGCAGATCAGGATTTCCGATAAAAATCTCCAGTTTCGCACATTAGCACAGGATAAAAAATATTTTTATGCTATTAATATTGAAAGTCCTGCTAATTTCTTCAGAATAGAAAAGAAAAACCTGAAGATAGAAAATGTTTTCCAGGATAATGCTCCAACAGCATTTTACGATGCGCTGCATTTTACAGAAGGCGGAACGGCTTATACATTTAGTGATCCTGACGAGAGTCTGAAACTGAAACTGGCACAGATGGATAGAAAAGGAGTATGGAGTATACCTGATTATAAAATTCAGTTGAATAAAGGTGAAGCAGCATTTGCGGCAAGCAATACCAATATAGCATCTTCTAAAAATTATTTATGGATAGCAACCGGGGGAATGTCTTCCAGAATTTTGAGACAAAATCTTAAAACTCAGAAATGGGAAATCTTTAATACACCTTTTGTACAGGGGAAATCGTCTCAGGGAATGTATTCTGTAGATTTTTACGGAGATAAATTTGGAATTGCTGTTGGTGGAGATTATACTGCACAGAAAGAAAATCAAAACAATATAGCTACTACAACCGATGGTGGAAAAACCTGGGAAATACAAGCTTCTGGTAAAAACGGAGGTTATATGACATGTGTTAGAATTAAGCCGGGATCGGGAGGTAAAGAAATTATAGCAGTGGGAGATCAGCATATTAGCTATTCTGCTGATTATGGAAAGACCTGGAAAGTTATTTCTGAAGAAAAAAATCTGTATGTTTGTCAGTGGCTGGATAAAGAGAATGTAGTTCTTGCAGGAAATAACAAGATCCTGAAAATGAAAATTCAGTAAATATTTTTTGAAAATGAATATGATTTATAAAAGTTTATTGGTACTTACTTCTACTGTTGTAATATGGAGTAATTGTAATGCCCAGAAAACAAAATCTGATAGTGAAATGTATATGTTGGCTGGGACATATACAGCAAAGGGAAGTAAAGGTGTTTATGTCTATAAGCTAAATACGGAAACAGGAGCTTCCAAATATGTAAGTGAAGTTGCAGTAGAAGATCCTTCTTATCTGGCAATTAGTAAAAACGGTAATTATGTATATACCGTTACCGAAAAAGAAGATCAGCAGAATTCTAAGGTCAATGCATTCTCTTTTGATAAAAAAACAGGTAAACTTAGCTTTATCAATAGTAAGCCCGCTGGTGGCGGAGCGCCTTGCCATATTAATATATCACCGGATGGTAAGCATATTGTAACAGCTAACTATATGGGCGGAAGTATTACGGAATATACGATTAATAATAACGGAAGCTTAGGCGATGCTTCTCAGAATATAGTGTTTTCCGGAAACGGAACCGATAAAGAACGCCAGACGCAGCCTCATCTTCATTATGTAGAGTTTTCACCGGAAGGGAAATATATGTTTGCTGATGATCTTGGTACGGATAAAATCTATAAATACCAAGTGAATAAAGATGCTTCAAAGCTTTTGGCATCTGATAATTCGTCTTCGGTTAAAGTAAAAGATGGCTCTGGTCCGCGACATTTAGCTTTTCATCCCAATGGAAAATATGCGTATCTGATTACTGAAATTTCTGGAGATGTTATTGCTTTTAATTATAAAAATGGTACGCTGGAAGAATTCCAAACGGTAAAAGCCGATTCATTAAATGCAAAAGGTAGTGCTGATATTCATATCAGCCCGAACGGAAAATACCTGTATGCTTCCAATAGGCTGAAAGGTGATGGAATAGCTGTTTTTTCAATTGATCAGAAAAACGGAAAGCTTACAAAAGCAGGGTATCAACCAACGGGTATTCATCCGCGTAATTTTGCAATCACCCCCAATGGTAAATTGTTATTGGTAGCTAACAGAGATAGCGATCAGATTCAGGTTTTTAAAATCGATGCTAAAACAGGTTTACTGAATAATACAAATCAGGATATTAAACTCAGTATGCCGGTTTGTATAAAATTTACAAAATAGAAAGAAAATCAGTGGAGTAGCTGTTGTTGCAGCTGCTCTTCTGTTATTTTCTCCAAATTTTCATAGTGTACTGTTTGCAGTATCTTTGCAACAACCTGATCTTTTTCATTAGCGGCATCCATCGGAATAGAGTTGAAAACCATTTTTTGTGTGTTAAAGTTGGTTATTTTTTCCTCCTGATATATTTCATTTCCGATAAAGAAAACTAGTTTGCCATCGGTAATTTTCCAGTATGTTTCTCTGGGATCGCTTTTGTAACAGTTCTGAACAGAGCCTTCGTAGTAATTATAAATTGCGGTTCCATCAGCTTTTATGATGTAATGCCTTTGCAGGCGGCACGCATCAAAATCCTTTTTTACTTTTTTATTATTTTCGTAAAACCCAGCTTCTTTAAGTTTCCATATTCCGGTAACAGCTTCAGGGGAAATTATTTGTTGTGCAAAGCTAAACAGACTAAATCCGGTAATTAAAAAACTCAAGGTTTTCTTCATAAATTGTGTTTTGAAAAAGGATCTCCAAAAATACATTAATTTTATAAATTACAGTAAATCATTGTGGATGTTCAGCTCTTAAAATTCCTAATTTAACCGTATCTTTGAGGAAAATTTTTCAGACTATGATCGAGTGGAAAACCGCAAAAGAATACGAAGATATTACTTATAAAAAATGTAATGGTGTAGCAAGGATTGCTTTCAACAGGCCAGAAATCCGCAACGCTTTCAGACCAAAGACAACTTCAGAATTATATGATGCTTTTTACGATGCATATGAAGATCCATCAATTGGGGTAGTTTTACTATCTGGCGAAGGACCGAGTCCAAAAGATGGTGGATGGGCTTTC is a window encoding:
- a CDS encoding amino acid permease, which gives rise to MASIWAKKPLSAYEADMKKSGLKKVLGKWSLTAIGVGAIIGGGIFVLTGTGAYYHAGPALAISFIIAGIACVFAALCYAEFAAIIPVEGSAYAYAYGTVGEIFAWAMGWCLILEYAMASMAVAVSWSGYFTKFLKIFGVHLPAYLTTDPASYTGEGFSMNLPAFVLVLLLTALLVKGTKEAAGANNLIVLLKTAAVIFVIISGAYIIFSNTDLYTAVDGVKNWKPFIPAETMIKNPEDKMVSAYGIKGIISGAAAIFFAYIGFDAVSTQAGEAINPKKDVPFAIITSLLICTGLYICVSLVLTGMMHYSDFNPAGKFPDAIKAPVAYAFEIAGKHWASNIVTIAATVGLISVVMVMMMGQSRIFIGMSKDGLIPKFFGELHPKTRTPYKGIIILGLVVALVAALTPISTLADMTSFGTLFAFTLVCIAVWVMRKREPNLNRPFRVPAYKLVVALGVFINIYLIFNLSAHALELSAGWLLLGIFVYIFYGRRNSKLNNPDKITED
- the pnuC gene encoding nicotinamide riboside transporter PnuC; amino-acid sequence: MDILNYLIAPYLSYSWQQILLEFIAAIFGLLSVYFSAKKNIWVYPTGIISTTIYVYILYHFGLWGDMLINFYYTSMSIYGWIKWAKSSEDHIHVEVSHATKREWKICAVLFVLSIALVTLVYYYKPYINNGFSMIGIILDLSHLDWANYMDILTTSIFLAGMWLMAEKKVESWWFWIIGDLICIPMMIYKELGITAVQYIVFTIISIQGYIDWTKSIKEKKKNKSNQLY
- a CDS encoding WD40/YVTN/BNR-like repeat-containing protein, whose protein sequence is MRKILSLGLLSVSFMGFSQQVEFKTLLKDKISIRALEISHGKVWYSGTESKFGFVNVNDTLDKKQIRISDKNLQFRTLAQDKKYFYAINIESPANFFRIEKKNLKIENVFQDNAPTAFYDALHFTEGGTAYTFSDPDESLKLKLAQMDRKGVWSIPDYKIQLNKGEAAFAASNTNIASSKNYLWIATGGMSSRILRQNLKTQKWEIFNTPFVQGKSSQGMYSVDFYGDKFGIAVGGDYTAQKENQNNIATTTDGGKTWEIQASGKNGGYMTCVRIKPGSGGKEIIAVGDQHISYSADYGKTWKVISEEKNLYVCQWLDKENVVLAGNNKILKMKIQ
- a CDS encoding lactonase family protein: MNMIYKSLLVLTSTVVIWSNCNAQKTKSDSEMYMLAGTYTAKGSKGVYVYKLNTETGASKYVSEVAVEDPSYLAISKNGNYVYTVTEKEDQQNSKVNAFSFDKKTGKLSFINSKPAGGGAPCHINISPDGKHIVTANYMGGSITEYTINNNGSLGDASQNIVFSGNGTDKERQTQPHLHYVEFSPEGKYMFADDLGTDKIYKYQVNKDASKLLASDNSSSVKVKDGSGPRHLAFHPNGKYAYLITEISGDVIAFNYKNGTLEEFQTVKADSLNAKGSADIHISPNGKYLYASNRLKGDGIAVFSIDQKNGKLTKAGYQPTGIHPRNFAITPNGKLLLVANRDSDQIQVFKIDAKTGLLNNTNQDIKLSMPVCIKFTK
- a CDS encoding lipocalin family protein, whose protein sequence is MKKTLSFLITGFSLFSFAQQIISPEAVTGIWKLKEAGFYENNKKVKKDFDACRLQRHYIIKADGTAIYNYYEGSVQNCYKSDPRETYWKITDGKLVFFIGNEIYQEEKITNFNTQKMVFNSIPMDAANEKDQVVAKILQTVHYENLEKITEEQLQQQLLH